One stretch of Clostridia bacterium DNA includes these proteins:
- the tilS gene encoding tRNA lysidine(34) synthetase TilS: protein MNALGGCDDAMNRESLARIARATIHKYGMVNEGDGVVAGVSGGADSVAMLVFLLEIAAEHRLQLHVVHVNHMIRGADADEDARYVEDLGRSLGLPVTVEKVDVPRLARESGITVEDAGRAARYGLFARVARERGFCRAAVAHNADDQAETVLMRIIRGAGLRGLGGIQPVRQLEDEITVIRPLIEVSRAQIEQFCAARGITPREDRTNADTAYFRNRVRHELLPMLERGYNANIRGALARLAAAASEDEAFIHGLARAELDAARAGADARGSDKADGARGREGDSKGKDEGDGAGTGALALKRSRLSSLPTPLLARVLASAFSEVVGDSRDLYRAHLDGLVRLSRVGRVGDSLDLSRGVRARLTYDLIVFELAPDGPHVPEPRSQAGSARPDGRDDANEAVEAVDIAVPGVFVAPWADAAVCTAVGLVGLAGPADDAGDADDAGGADDAGGAGDGHEGSTAGDDGVPNHGSPTIRELARLGRDALASCGCRGVPLDPLRAGADWAMFDADELDLSSFQVRQWRSGDWIAPFGMGGAKKLSDLFSDAKAPRALRFRCPVVTCRGEILWVAGLRASAKAPVTSATRRVAVLALVR, encoded by the coding sequence TTGAACGCTCTTGGGGGGTGTGATGACGCGATGAACCGAGAGAGCCTGGCAAGGATCGCGAGAGCAACGATCCACAAGTATGGGATGGTCAATGAGGGCGATGGAGTCGTGGCTGGGGTGTCGGGGGGCGCCGATTCCGTGGCCATGCTTGTCTTCCTCCTGGAGATAGCTGCTGAACACCGCCTTCAACTGCATGTAGTGCATGTGAATCATATGATCAGAGGCGCTGATGCAGATGAGGACGCCCGGTACGTGGAGGATCTCGGGCGTTCTCTTGGCCTCCCTGTCACTGTTGAGAAGGTTGATGTTCCTAGGCTTGCCCGGGAATCCGGGATTACCGTAGAGGATGCGGGCCGTGCAGCCAGATACGGCCTGTTTGCGCGGGTCGCCAGGGAACGCGGGTTCTGCAGGGCAGCCGTGGCGCACAACGCCGACGACCAGGCTGAGACGGTTCTCATGCGGATCATCCGAGGGGCCGGCCTGCGCGGGCTCGGCGGCATTCAGCCTGTTAGGCAGCTTGAGGATGAGATCACGGTGATAAGGCCCCTCATCGAGGTAAGCCGCGCTCAAATTGAGCAGTTCTGCGCTGCTCGCGGGATCACCCCGCGGGAGGATCGGACCAATGCCGACACCGCATACTTCCGAAATCGGGTGAGGCATGAGCTGTTGCCCATGCTTGAGCGTGGTTACAACGCTAACATTCGGGGTGCGCTTGCCAGGCTTGCGGCGGCAGCGTCGGAGGATGAGGCGTTCATCCATGGCCTGGCGCGGGCGGAGCTTGACGCGGCGCGGGCCGGGGCCGACGCCAGGGGCAGCGACAAGGCCGATGGCGCGCGCGGGCGCGAGGGCGACAGCAAGGGAAAGGACGAGGGCGACGGTGCGGGAACTGGCGCCCTGGCGCTGAAGCGGTCGCGCCTGTCGAGCCTGCCCACTCCGTTGCTGGCGCGGGTGCTCGCGAGTGCGTTCAGTGAGGTTGTAGGGGATTCGCGGGATCTGTACCGCGCCCATCTGGATGGCCTGGTGCGCCTGTCGCGAGTGGGAAGGGTCGGCGATTCTTTGGATCTGTCGCGTGGCGTGCGTGCGCGGCTTACTTACGATCTCATCGTGTTCGAGCTCGCCCCAGATGGGCCCCATGTGCCGGAGCCGCGCAGCCAGGCGGGTTCTGCGCGCCCGGACGGAAGGGACGATGCAAACGAGGCAGTGGAGGCGGTGGATATCGCGGTCCCCGGGGTTTTCGTGGCGCCGTGGGCCGACGCCGCCGTGTGCACGGCGGTGGGCCTGGTGGGCCTGGCGGGTCCTGCGGACGATGCAGGCGATGCGGACGACGCAGGCGGTGCGGACGATGCAGGCGGTGCGGGCGATGGGCATGAGGGCAGCACGGCAGGCGATGACGGGGTCCCAAACCATGGTTCGCCGACTATTCGGGAGCTCGCGCGGCTTGGCCGCGACGCACTTGCATCTTGCGGGTGTCGCGGCGTTCCGCTGGACCCGTTGCGAGCTGGTGCAGACTGGGCCATGTTCGACGCGGATGAGCTCGACCTTTCGTCTTTTCAGGTACGCCAATGGAGGAGCGGCGACTGGATCGCCCCGTTCGGCATGGGCGGCGCCAAGAAGTTATCTGATCTCTTCTCTGATGCGAAGGCGCCCAGGGCGCTGAGATTCCGCTGTCCGGTGGTGACATGTCGAGGGGAGATCCTGTGGGTCGCTGGTCTGCGAGCGAGTGCTAAGGCGCCGGTGACGTCCGCGACGCGGCGCGTTGCTGTGTTGGCCCTCGTGAGGTAG